In one Mauremys mutica isolate MM-2020 ecotype Southern chromosome 3, ASM2049712v1, whole genome shotgun sequence genomic region, the following are encoded:
- the KLHL32 gene encoding kelch-like protein 32 isoform X4 encodes MVYDPKQNKWISRSPMLQRRVYHSMAAVQRRLYVLGGNDLDYNNDRILVRHIDSYNIDTDQWTRCSFNMLTGQNESGVAVHNGRIYLVGGYSIWTNEPLACIQVLDVSKEGKEEVFYGPTLPFASNGIAACFLPAPYFTCPNLQTLQVPHHRIGTM; translated from the exons ATGGTTTATGATCCTAAGCAG AACAAGTGGATAAGCCGAAGCCCCATGTTACAGAGGAGAGTGTACCATTCCATGGCTGCTGTCCAAAGGAGGCTTTATGTTTTAGGCGGGAATGATTTGGACTACAATAACGATCGCATTCTTGTACGCCACATAGACTCTTATAACATAGACACCGACCAATGGACGCGCTGCAGCTTCAACATGTTGACAG GTCAGAATGAATCTGGTGTTGCTGTCCACAATGGAAGAATATATTTAGTTGGCGGCTATTCTATTTGGACAAATGAGCCTTTGGCATGTATCCAG GTGCTGGATGTCAGCAAGGAAGGGAAAGAAGAAGTATTCTACGGGCCTACGCTTCCTTTTGCTTCTAATGGAATAGCAGCATGCTTCCTTCCAGCTCCCTATTTCACATGCCCCAACCTCCAGACTTTACAAGTGCCTCACCACAGGATTGGCACTATGTGA